A single window of Flagellimonas maritima DNA harbors:
- a CDS encoding AAA family ATPase has protein sequence MKLKRLKINVPYKSLQAGFEITFRPNLQSNTIDPLCFVGPNGSGKSNLLEAIADIFYYLECHLFEYTTVSNFQVPIESFEIEYYKPFMAAGGIMQVFNDNPIISGQHYHIKIIKNQRQQPNYFLINDLEEIEITGESRSYALPKRIWGYSSGENESLSLPFRRMDLFYLEQAAINIKKNVGEIIGDNRLHFVDYDTTSALVLSNFLIYGNPNETDQDKINKLKIFKDKFGIESIESFRITIRFQYRNKFKMPIDKAVQNFIKTLKDHFDVSTERRTDEISINIDLRSVENFEVFGRMAADAGGLYKYFEKLMLRNSYTIPWERRQKVLYNKNVYSAQNDIGHVPNDEQLFILDNIMLKMDGVESPIPYESISDGEHQALTIFSLVNLIDEIDVLCLFDEPETHLNPKWKYEYISNINDIQKQKDSHILMTTHDPIFISGLNKEQVILFQKRVNLPEEVPRWSFAEEDLKGKGVDAILKTDLFGFQNTVDQGTSKLIYERRELLLKIDNLNDEEKNRLKELTNILRNIDYADPFVDPFFKEFYRRLNNKELYIKRELSEDEKKLRKENADNLFEELSNDLDL, from the coding sequence ATGAAACTTAAACGGCTTAAAATAAACGTTCCATATAAGAGCCTGCAAGCAGGGTTTGAAATAACCTTTCGGCCAAATTTACAGTCAAACACTATTGACCCACTTTGTTTCGTAGGTCCAAATGGAAGTGGGAAGTCAAATCTACTAGAGGCTATTGCAGATATATTTTATTATTTGGAATGTCATTTATTTGAATATACCACAGTTAGTAATTTTCAAGTACCAATAGAATCTTTTGAAATTGAATACTATAAGCCCTTTATGGCAGCAGGAGGAATTATGCAAGTTTTCAATGATAATCCAATTATTTCAGGGCAACATTACCATATAAAAATTATTAAAAATCAAAGGCAACAACCAAATTACTTTCTAATAAATGATTTAGAGGAAATAGAAATAACTGGAGAATCCCGAAGCTATGCTCTACCAAAACGTATATGGGGCTACTCCTCTGGAGAAAATGAATCACTGAGCCTTCCTTTCAGAAGAATGGATTTGTTTTATTTGGAGCAAGCCGCTATAAACATTAAAAAAAATGTAGGCGAAATCATAGGGGATAATCGTCTTCATTTTGTTGATTATGACACTACAAGTGCATTAGTTTTATCTAATTTCTTGATATATGGCAATCCCAATGAAACTGATCAAGACAAAATAAACAAACTCAAAATTTTCAAGGATAAATTTGGTATTGAATCAATAGAGTCTTTTAGAATAACTATTCGCTTTCAATATCGTAACAAGTTTAAAATGCCTATTGACAAGGCCGTTCAAAATTTCATTAAAACTTTAAAAGATCATTTTGATGTTTCAACAGAACGAAGAACTGATGAAATATCTATAAATATAGATTTAAGAAGTGTGGAAAATTTTGAGGTCTTTGGAAGAATGGCTGCTGATGCAGGTGGATTATATAAATATTTTGAGAAGTTAATGCTCAGAAATAGTTATACTATCCCGTGGGAAAGAAGGCAAAAGGTATTGTATAATAAAAACGTTTACAGTGCTCAAAATGATATCGGCCATGTGCCAAACGATGAGCAATTGTTTATTCTAGATAATATCATGCTCAAAATGGATGGGGTAGAATCACCAATACCGTATGAATCAATTTCGGACGGAGAGCATCAGGCCTTGACAATATTCAGCCTTGTAAATCTTATTGATGAAATTGATGTGCTTTGTCTTTTTGACGAGCCTGAAACTCATTTAAATCCAAAATGGAAATACGAATACATAAGCAACATAAACGATATTCAAAAACAAAAAGATAGTCATATTCTAATGACTACACATGACCCCATTTTTATATCTGGTCTTAATAAGGAGCAAGTAATTTTATTTCAAAAACGTGTCAATTTGCCTGAAGAGGTGCCTAGATGGTCTTTTGCAGAAGAAGATTTAAAGGGTAAAGGTGTTGATGCAATATTAAAAACAGACTTATTCGGTTTTCAGAATACCGTCGATCAGGGAACCAGCAAACTAATATATGAACGGCGGGAATTACTATTGAAAATTGACAATCTTAACGATGAAGAAAAAAATAGATTAAAAGAATTGACTAACATATTAAGGAATATTGATTATGCCGATCCTTTTGTAGATCCATTTTTTAAAGAGTTTTATAGACGACTAAACAACAAGGAATTATATATAAAAAGGGAGTTGTCGGAAGATGAAAAAAAATTGAGAAAGGAGAATGCAGATAACCTATTTGAGGAACTTTCAAATGACTTAGATTTATGA
- a CDS encoding restriction endonuclease subunit S produces the protein MEVKKYRLTDVCDFQGGSQPPKSEWTKTLKDGYVRMLQIRDFTQPNKENIEYVRITNRIKTCKSEDILIGRYGASVGKILTGLAGAYNVAIMKTIPDQKKLLKPYLRHLLVSPSFQNYILNVGGRAAQAGFSKSDLSRFDVFLPSLENQKRIAQVLTDCEELIAKRKESIALLDELLKSTFLDMFWKKNLDYQNWERDTIEGYALKRKASMRSGPFGSSLLHEEFSESGDVKVLGIDNVVNNFYEEGKPRYITFKKYEELKRYTVHPGDVLISIMATNGRSAVVPQNIPLAINSKHLAAITLNQKKILPFYLKYSFQYHPLILKQLSKRVKGAIMSGLNLTIIKELKLPQPPLSLQEKFSSVVLKIIETNKLYHNNLLELEYLYGRLSQDVFKGELDLSKVALREEFKK, from the coding sequence ATGGAAGTAAAAAAATACAGACTTACCGATGTCTGCGACTTTCAAGGCGGTTCCCAGCCACCCAAAAGCGAATGGACGAAAACGTTAAAGGATGGTTATGTCAGAATGCTTCAGATTAGGGATTTTACGCAGCCCAATAAAGAAAATATCGAATATGTAAGAATAACTAACAGAATCAAAACTTGTAAGAGCGAGGATATTCTTATTGGTAGATATGGGGCTTCTGTTGGTAAAATTTTAACTGGACTTGCTGGGGCTTATAATGTAGCCATAATGAAGACCATTCCCGATCAGAAAAAACTTTTAAAACCATATTTACGACATTTACTTGTAAGTCCTTCATTTCAAAATTATATTTTGAATGTAGGCGGTAGGGCAGCCCAGGCAGGCTTTAGCAAAAGCGACTTGTCTCGTTTTGATGTTTTTTTACCCTCTTTGGAAAACCAAAAACGAATTGCCCAAGTCCTTACCGATTGTGAAGAGCTCATTGCCAAACGTAAGGAAAGTATTGCGCTTTTAGACGAGCTTTTAAAAAGTACTTTTTTGGATATGTTTTGGAAAAAAAACTTAGATTACCAGAACTGGGAAAGAGATACCATTGAAGGTTACGCTTTAAAAAGGAAGGCAAGTATGCGCTCTGGACCATTTGGAAGCAGTTTGCTTCATGAAGAGTTTTCTGAATCCGGAGATGTTAAAGTATTAGGTATTGACAATGTAGTCAACAACTTCTATGAGGAAGGAAAACCACGATACATAACATTTAAAAAATATGAAGAATTGAAACGTTATACAGTTCACCCTGGTGACGTATTGATAAGTATTATGGCAACCAACGGTAGATCAGCGGTAGTACCCCAAAATATACCACTAGCTATCAACTCAAAGCATTTAGCAGCTATTACCTTGAATCAAAAAAAAATACTTCCATTCTATTTAAAATATTCCTTTCAATATCACCCTTTGATTCTTAAACAGCTTTCAAAAAGAGTAAAAGGTGCAATAATGAGTGGGCTAAATTTGACTATAATAAAGGAACTCAAATTACCTCAACCACCCCTAAGTTTGCAAGAAAAATTTTCTTCAGTTGTTTTAAAAATAATCGAAACAAATAAGCTCTATCACAATAATCTATTAGAATTGGAATACCTATATGGTCGCCTAAGCCAAGATGTTTTTAAAGGAGAATTAGATTTGAGTAAGGTCGCATTAAGAGAAGAGTTCAAAAAATGA
- a CDS encoding type I restriction-modification system subunit M — MSLLQSNPEIKSKIQELWNKFWSGGISNPLTAIEQITYLLFMKKLDTNDTDAQARAEFTNDPFTSRFEGEFQLPNSDLKIEKQQLRWSEFKRLPGEEMLQRVQQYVFPFIKTWDTDDSPFVKHMRNAVFIIPKPSLLVEAVKIIDSIYEEMERDASEKGQDFQDIQGDVYEYLLSEIASAGKNGQFRTPRHIIKLLVELVAPKLGNRIADPACGTGGFLLDAYQYLVTQLDKDNKNREKDEDGFIRSSKASRFDEKTKAILNQSLQGYDIDQTMVRLGLMNLMMHGIDTPQIDYTDTLSKSYNESSQYDIVLANPPFTGNIDKGDINESLQLGTTKTELLFIERIYQMLRMGGTAGIVVPQGVLFGSGKAFKEARKLMIEKSELKAVITAPSGVFKPYAGVSTALLIFTKGGETENVWFYDMQSDGYSLDDKRAKLEGFGDLQDIVIKFKSKKPDSENDRKRNHFTVPKKEIVAEGYDLSFSRYKEEVYEEIEYEKPEKILLKLLGGKDENGDEIKGLEKEISEKLKELKELF; from the coding sequence ATGAGCTTATTACAAAGTAACCCTGAAATAAAATCCAAAATTCAAGAACTCTGGAACAAATTCTGGAGTGGTGGCATCTCTAACCCATTAACGGCCATTGAGCAGATTACTTATCTGCTTTTTATGAAAAAACTGGATACAAATGATACCGATGCCCAAGCAAGGGCTGAGTTTACCAATGACCCATTTACCTCTCGTTTTGAAGGAGAGTTTCAATTACCAAACAGCGATTTAAAAATTGAAAAGCAACAATTACGATGGAGCGAGTTTAAGCGATTACCCGGTGAAGAAATGCTGCAACGGGTACAACAATATGTGTTTCCATTTATCAAGACCTGGGATACTGATGATTCTCCCTTTGTAAAACATATGCGTAATGCGGTCTTTATCATTCCCAAACCTTCGCTGTTGGTGGAGGCCGTAAAAATTATCGATAGCATATATGAAGAAATGGAAAGAGATGCCTCTGAGAAAGGGCAGGATTTCCAGGATATTCAAGGGGATGTTTATGAATACTTGTTAAGCGAAATAGCCAGCGCGGGCAAAAACGGACAATTCAGAACCCCACGCCACATCATAAAATTACTGGTAGAACTGGTGGCCCCAAAATTAGGGAATAGGATAGCAGACCCAGCCTGTGGTACCGGAGGTTTTTTATTGGATGCTTACCAATATTTAGTGACCCAGTTGGATAAGGATAATAAAAACCGAGAGAAGGACGAAGATGGATTTATACGCTCCAGCAAGGCTTCACGGTTTGATGAAAAGACCAAGGCTATTTTAAACCAAAGTCTACAGGGGTATGATATAGACCAGACTATGGTGCGGTTAGGGTTGATGAACTTAATGATGCATGGTATTGATACCCCTCAAATAGATTATACCGATACGCTAAGCAAAAGCTACAATGAAAGTAGTCAATATGATATAGTACTCGCGAACCCGCCTTTTACAGGCAATATAGATAAGGGGGATATTAATGAAAGCCTACAGTTGGGCACGACCAAAACCGAACTGCTTTTCATTGAACGTATTTATCAAATGCTTCGCATGGGTGGCACGGCCGGTATAGTTGTACCCCAAGGGGTCCTTTTTGGTAGCGGAAAAGCCTTCAAGGAAGCTCGTAAATTGATGATAGAAAAAAGTGAGTTAAAAGCGGTAATAACGGCCCCAAGCGGAGTGTTTAAACCCTATGCCGGAGTTAGTACGGCCTTACTTATTTTTACTAAAGGTGGAGAAACCGAAAATGTTTGGTTTTATGACATGCAGAGCGATGGGTATAGTCTGGATGACAAACGGGCTAAATTAGAGGGGTTTGGAGATTTACAGGATATTGTCATCAAGTTTAAAAGTAAGAAGCCTGACTCTGAAAATGATAGAAAACGTAACCATTTTACCGTACCTAAAAAGGAGATTGTCGCAGAAGGCTATGACCTGAGTTTTTCCCGTTATAAAGAAGAGGTATATGAAGAAATCGAATATGAAAAACCTGAGAAGATTCTTTTAAAATTATTGGGAGGTAAAGATGAAAATGGAGATGAAATAAAGGGATTGGAAAAGGAAATTTCAGAGAAGTTAAAGGAATTAAAGGAATTGTTTTGA